Part of the Methylomonas rapida genome is shown below.
AGCGAGACTTGGAGGCCAAGCCGTTCAAGAGTATTTTGATTACCCGGGACAAACGCTGGGGTTTGGCCTGTGACGAAATTTTATCGATAGGCCGCCTGAAGCCGGAAAAAGTCAGATGGCGAACTTCCAGGCAAAAACGGCCTTGGCTGATCGGCACCGTCATCGAAGAACTGACGGCAATTATCGATTTGCAGGAATTGGTACCGCATCGAAAAAGATAAACTTAACTTATTTGGATGAAATGACATGAGCGAAGACAAAAAACAAAGCGATCCCATCATGCAATGGGTGACTTTTTGCCTGGGCGAGGAAAAATACGGTATCAATGTGATGCAGGTGCAGGAAGTCTTGCGCATCAGCGAAATAGCACCAGTGCCCGGCGCGCCGTCTTATGTATTGGGTATCATCAATTTGCGCGGCAATGTCGTGACGGTGATCGATACCCGCAATCGTTTTGGCTTGCCGTCGAAAGAGCCGGACGATGCCTCGCGCATCGTGATCATCGAAACGGACCGGCACATCATCGGTATTTTGGTTGACAGTGTCGCCGAAGTCGTGGAAATGCGCGCGTCCGAAATCGAAACGGCGCCCAATGTAGGCAACGAAGAAAGCTCGAAATATATCCAGGGCGTGACCAGTCGCGACAACAAATTGTTGATTCTGGTGGACTTGAATAAATTTCTCAGTGAAGATGAAAAAGCCGAGCTGGACATGTTTTGAAACATTCAGATGCCAGGAGGATTTGTGTCAGAAATAATGCCCATACCGCCCAGTCCTCCTTTGCCGGGCGTGCAAAAAATCGAAACGGATAAACAGCGTAAAAAACCTACGGCTAAACGGCAATCAAAAGAGGATGCTTCGCTAAATCGACAAGCGCCTAACGATCAACCAGCCCAGCACATTGATGAAATTGTCTGATGAATGAGGTCTTCTTGCTTGTCACCGTAAGCGCTTTCGCCTCACTGTTGATGGTGGGCGCCATCATCTTGCATCGCTTATGGCGCCAGCATAGCAAGCTGAAGCAAGAGGTAGAGCACCTGACCTTGCAGTTGCAAGGGGGGCTAAAGGATGTGGCGGGTTTGTGTTCAGCCGCTGTCGCCGTCGATCGCCGCTTGGCCGCCAATGAAAATGGTGTGAGCAGCTTGCTGAATGCTTTAAATCGCCAGCCGCCGGAAGCCGCTCAGCCGCCTGTGTTTGAGGAAGCCGTTCAGGAAAATGCCTCGCAAGGTTACGAACATGCGATCCAACAAATTCGTGATGGCGCCAATGTTGATGATCTGGTCAAGCATTGCGGACTCACCCGTGATGAAGCCATGTTATTGATGCGCCTGCATGGCAAGCCGCGGCGATGAGTAACAAGTCTTGTCAAAGATATTGGTCCACGCCTAACTGGGCGCGCGTCAGGCTCTTATCGTTCACTCGCGCCAATAAACGCTGATAATTGACATCGTGCTGGCTTCGGTCGTTCTGTCGATGCCACAGATGCAACACCGGTATCGCAAAGCGGCCTTCCTTGCGTTTGATATTTTGATGGATCAGGCGTATGGCGAGATCGGAATCTTCGTAGCCCCAGCCTTCAAAACATTCATCGAAGCCATTGACGGCGATGAAATCGGTTTTCCATACAGCCAAATTGCAGGTCATGGCTTTTTGCCAACCTTGCGGATTTCGATAGCGCCAATGATGCCATGGCAGATACAGCAAGGGCAGCAAGCGGTTGATGTCGCGCTTGAGCCAGTTGACCAAAAAGAAAAAGATGCTTTGTTGATGCAGCTGGATTTTTTCTTGGATTACCTGGTTAGTCAAGACTCGGTTCAATAATAGCCGATTGCCCGGCACGAAATAACCAGGTTCCGCTAGCAGCCGATGTCGGGCGATGAAGTTTGGGAGCATCACGCAGTCACCGTCTACAAACAGCAGGTATGTGCCACGGGCTGCGGCGACCGCCTTGTTCCGAATGCCGCCAGCCCTGAACCCCCTATCCTCATGATACACATGGCTTATGGGGATTGGGCTGTTTTTCATCATGCGCTTGACTAATTCCTGGGTCGCTGCCGTGGAACCATCATCGGCCACGATGATTTCAAAATCATCGTCGCGTTGCGCCAGCAAACTCTGGAGGCAAGCTTCGAGGGCTTCTGGCCAATTATACGTGGTGACGACTACCGAGATGGCGGCATTCATTTATTTTTGTTGGTCAGGTGAAGTTCGCGCAATTTCAAATATTTGTAATAACTGCCTTCGGCATTGGAAATGGCCAGCATTAAACCTTCCGCGCCATCCAGAAATGCAGCTTTAATGAAATAAGTGCGCATGAATGTCCACCAGCCTTTGAGTAGTGCGTGAGGTAGGTTGCTGGATTTACCCCGCTGGAATAATTTCCGCGCCCCTAGAGAAGAATAGGTGTTGACCTTATGCAGGACCTCATCGTTATTGACGTAAGCCTCATGCAAAATCGGATTTTGTAATCTTTCTATGATACCCGTTACTTCGATGTGTTCATGGACGACATCGTCGCTAAAACGGCCAGTCGTGCGCCGGAATAAACGTAATACATAATCTGGCCACCATCCCCCATGTTTCATTTGCCTGCCACAATAGCTGGACAAGCGAGGGATTTCAAAGCCCTGAATATCTGTTTTTAGCATCGCGTCTTGTATTTCTTGTTGCAAGGCTGCACTGATTTCCTCATCCGCATCCAGCGATAGCACCCAGTCGTATTTCGCTTTTTCCAGCGCGCGCTGCTTCTGTGGACCGAAGCCTGGCCAGTCAGTCACGAAAACTTGATCGGTAAATCGTTTGCAAAGATCAACCGTGTTATCGGTGCTGCCTGAATC
Proteins encoded:
- a CDS encoding glycosyltransferase family 2 protein; its protein translation is MLSVIVITHNEAQNIERCLNSVRWADEIIVLDSGSTDNTVDLCKRFTDQVFVTDWPGFGPQKQRALEKAKYDWVLSLDADEEISAALQQEIQDAMLKTDIQGFEIPRLSSYCGRQMKHGGWWPDYVLRLFRRTTGRFSDDVVHEHIEVTGIIERLQNPILHEAYVNNDEVLHKVNTYSSLGARKLFQRGKSSNLPHALLKGWWTFMRTYFIKAAFLDGAEGLMLAISNAEGSYYKYLKLRELHLTNKNK
- a CDS encoding DUF2802 domain-containing protein is translated as MNEVFLLVTVSAFASLLMVGAIILHRLWRQHSKLKQEVEHLTLQLQGGLKDVAGLCSAAVAVDRRLAANENGVSSLLNALNRQPPEAAQPPVFEEAVQENASQGYEHAIQQIRDGANVDDLVKHCGLTRDEAMLLMRLHGKPRR
- a CDS encoding chemotaxis protein CheW, yielding MSEDKKQSDPIMQWVTFCLGEEKYGINVMQVQEVLRISEIAPVPGAPSYVLGIINLRGNVVTVIDTRNRFGLPSKEPDDASRIVIIETDRHIIGILVDSVAEVVEMRASEIETAPNVGNEESSKYIQGVTSRDNKLLILVDLNKFLSEDEKAELDMF
- a CDS encoding glycosyltransferase family 2 protein, which produces MNAAISVVVTTYNWPEALEACLQSLLAQRDDDFEIIVADDGSTAATQELVKRMMKNSPIPISHVYHEDRGFRAGGIRNKAVAAARGTYLLFVDGDCVMLPNFIARHRLLAEPGYFVPGNRLLLNRVLTNQVIQEKIQLHQQSIFFFLVNWLKRDINRLLPLLYLPWHHWRYRNPQGWQKAMTCNLAVWKTDFIAVNGFDECFEGWGYEDSDLAIRLIHQNIKRKEGRFAIPVLHLWHRQNDRSQHDVNYQRLLARVNDKSLTRAQLGVDQYL